A single window of Crassostrea angulata isolate pt1a10 chromosome 8, ASM2561291v2, whole genome shotgun sequence DNA harbors:
- the LOC128161347 gene encoding uncharacterized protein LOC128161347 isoform X2, whose translation MSSWLNTCESQNPVNPGTCSNVSNGEPLVCCPNYRIVGTSCEECWPGFRGVNCAEDCAKGFYGRLCREKCLCDPCDKVKGCQNITLLNWNYTHLEEDEGPTRFHWFSIQIVSFGGFVVFCILCLSVFCIFRLSASATSNVLTEKDVQNDKDLSEKLPHSLSQKTSSVDEAVSNNTDSDAHCNDVCQRKDCFPIKETDKPKALQYYHIDLIDEPHNILKLSFKNDLKKMKSETQPFPKLSHAQHNTFERKRCREAVGLL comes from the exons ATGTCGT CATGGCTTAATACTTGTGAATCACAGAACCCAGTGAACCCAGGTACTTGTTCAAATGTTTCAAATGG agaGCCTTTGGTTTGCTGTCCAAATTATCGAATTGTCGGGACCTCTTGCGAAG AATGTTGGCCTGGATTCCGAGGTGTTAATTGTGCAGAGGATTGTGCAAAGGGTTTTTACGGAAGACTCTGCAGAGAGAAGTGTTTGTGTGATCCGTGTGATAAAGTCAAAGGATGTCAAAACATAACGC TTCTCAATTGGAACTATACTCATTTAGAGGAAGATGAAGGTCCAACGAGATTTCACTGGTTTTCAATACAAATTGTGTCATTTGGTGGATTTGTAGTTTTTTGCATCTTATGCCTTTCTGTCTTTTGTATATTCAG ATTAAGTGCGTCTGCAACATCTAATGTTCTGACCGAGAAAG aCGTTCAGAATGACAAGGATCTTTCCGAGAAACTACCACATAGCCTTTCGCAAAAGACTAGCAGTGTTGATGAAGCCGTATCAAATAATACAGATTCAGATGCTCATTGCAATGACGTTTGTCAAAGGAAAGATTGTTTTCCCATAAAAGAAACCGATAAACCCAAAGCTTTGCAATACTATCATATTGATCTGATCGATGAACCTCACAATATTCTTaaactttcatttaaaaatgatcttaaaaaaatgaaaagtgaGACACAACCTTTCCCAAAACTGAGCCATGCTCAACATAATACTTTTGAAAGAAAACGATGTCGGGAAGCTGTGGGTTTGTTATAA
- the LOC128161347 gene encoding uncharacterized protein LOC128161347 isoform X1, whose product MDILFIVTLFTAWLNTCESQNPVNPGTCSNVSNGEPLVCCPNYRIVGTSCEECWPGFRGVNCAEDCAKGFYGRLCREKCLCDPCDKVKGCQNITQEDEGPTRFHWFSIQIVSFGGFVVFCILCLSVFCIFRLSASATSNVLTEKDVQNDKDLSEKLPHSLSQKTSSVDEAVSNNTDSDAHCNDVCQRKDCFPIKETDKPKALQYYHIDLIDEPHNILKLSFKNDLKKMKSETQPFPKLSHAQHNTFERKRCREAVGLL is encoded by the exons ATGGATATACTGTTCATCGTTACCCTTTTTACAGCATGGCTTAATACTTGTGAATCACAGAACCCAGTGAACCCAGGTACTTGTTCAAATGTTTCAAATGG agaGCCTTTGGTTTGCTGTCCAAATTATCGAATTGTCGGGACCTCTTGCGAAG AATGTTGGCCTGGATTCCGAGGTGTTAATTGTGCAGAGGATTGTGCAAAGGGTTTTTACGGAAGACTCTGCAGAGAGAAGTGTTTGTGTGATCCGTGTGATAAAGTCAAAGGATGTCAAAACATAACGC AGGAAGATGAAGGTCCAACGAGATTTCACTGGTTTTCAATACAAATTGTGTCATTTGGTGGATTTGTAGTTTTTTGCATCTTATGCCTTTCTGTCTTTTGTATATTCAG ATTAAGTGCGTCTGCAACATCTAATGTTCTGACCGAGAAAG aCGTTCAGAATGACAAGGATCTTTCCGAGAAACTACCACATAGCCTTTCGCAAAAGACTAGCAGTGTTGATGAAGCCGTATCAAATAATACAGATTCAGATGCTCATTGCAATGACGTTTGTCAAAGGAAAGATTGTTTTCCCATAAAAGAAACCGATAAACCCAAAGCTTTGCAATACTATCATATTGATCTGATCGATGAACCTCACAATATTCTTaaactttcatttaaaaatgatcttaaaaaaatgaaaagtgaGACACAACCTTTCCCAAAACTGAGCCATGCTCAACATAATACTTTTGAAAGAAAACGATGTCGGGAAGCTGTGGGTTTGTTATAA
- the LOC128161347 gene encoding uncharacterized protein LOC128161347 isoform X3 produces MCGCYPCDNVYGCQNIIPWLNTCESQNPVNPGTCSNVSNGEPLVCCPNYRIVGTSCEECWPGFRGVNCAEDCAKGFYGRLCREKCLCDPCDKVKGCQNITLLNWNYTHLEEDEGPTRFHWFSIQIVSFGGFVVFCILCLSVFCIFRLSASATSNVLTEKDVQNDKDLSEKLPHSLSQKTSSVDEAVSNNTDSDAHCNDVCQRKDCFPIKETDKPKALQYYHIDLIDEPHNILKLSFKNDLKKMKSETQPFPKLSHAQHNTFERKRCREAVGLL; encoded by the exons CATGGCTTAATACTTGTGAATCACAGAACCCAGTGAACCCAGGTACTTGTTCAAATGTTTCAAATGG agaGCCTTTGGTTTGCTGTCCAAATTATCGAATTGTCGGGACCTCTTGCGAAG AATGTTGGCCTGGATTCCGAGGTGTTAATTGTGCAGAGGATTGTGCAAAGGGTTTTTACGGAAGACTCTGCAGAGAGAAGTGTTTGTGTGATCCGTGTGATAAAGTCAAAGGATGTCAAAACATAACGC TTCTCAATTGGAACTATACTCATTTAGAGGAAGATGAAGGTCCAACGAGATTTCACTGGTTTTCAATACAAATTGTGTCATTTGGTGGATTTGTAGTTTTTTGCATCTTATGCCTTTCTGTCTTTTGTATATTCAG ATTAAGTGCGTCTGCAACATCTAATGTTCTGACCGAGAAAG aCGTTCAGAATGACAAGGATCTTTCCGAGAAACTACCACATAGCCTTTCGCAAAAGACTAGCAGTGTTGATGAAGCCGTATCAAATAATACAGATTCAGATGCTCATTGCAATGACGTTTGTCAAAGGAAAGATTGTTTTCCCATAAAAGAAACCGATAAACCCAAAGCTTTGCAATACTATCATATTGATCTGATCGATGAACCTCACAATATTCTTaaactttcatttaaaaatgatcttaaaaaaatgaaaagtgaGACACAACCTTTCCCAAAACTGAGCCATGCTCAACATAATACTTTTGAAAGAAAACGATGTCGGGAAGCTGTGGGTTTGTTATAA